Below is a genomic region from Castanea sativa cultivar Marrone di Chiusa Pesio chromosome 2, ASM4071231v1.
tgtgcccccttgatcatttttatgtttctcgggtaaagttttatagcttcttgtaccctttgtctatcatgacaaaaagggtgagaaattggagaatttgtggtttctttatttaagattctacaagttaggagAAGAAATACATACTCTTGTAAgggggagttgtgtttcatcttgttagggggagtgtttacctccttgttattgtaggagctacttttagcttcttgttcttctACCTTAGGTCTTATGACCATTCTTACATACATGAtacttatcaagtggtatatgtcatgatgtatgttttcttcacctatctctacatgtgttgtttcttttctttctttatacacatatttctttatttgtatgcaatcttttatttttgcttcacacaaagatgccttgatgtgttttgtttaaagtgtttcaaaaatacaggttgtcaaagtctacttgtcatgaactctcttcttgcaaaatttttcaagagtttatgttaggatagattttattgtattcaacaagtgagtatgggttgagtgatttataacttctttcatatgttcattttttttgttgtggttttgtcacggattaccaaatggggagattgttaaggacatattttatgtagttggctaatcctttgacaaaatgcactttacttgtatttaggtagatctaggatgtgtttaatacttcaaaaaacatgttgttcaagtctagtattaaagccatgaagattggaccaagaaacaagtgaagaaaaggtgctTACTAAAGCTGGATAGATAGCTGGACACCTGTTGGATACCTGCTAGACACCTACTcgacaaatagctatctatcgaggtttaatgaagCTCGACACTTGCTAtttatcgaggttacggaaatcaaaatttttcagatctgatttttgggccagacttttgtatttgtgtatggtttcttttctcataaccttaggcatatataaggcttattttaaaagccgtcacataagagaatacaaggagaacatatgcaaaaggtgaccgaagccttattctctctgaaagaaactACTGCATCTTTTGGCCTTAggtttttgtaaccaagtgcttcttgatcttcattgttgatgaagtgaagaaatttgtagccaattttcttctttctcaagttggtgagtgagtcacgtactgagattcgtgcaaaggagtgagtcacgtactgggatccatgcatcaaaagggtggcgttcatatattgaagagttcagaggttttgaagcggtagaaggtttctgctgtgagttcatctacgaggattatagaatctaaggacaaaggttttgtactagatctaaaacttctttttactatagtgaattgctttttgggaaggtttccccccaggtttgttttactgtgaaactggttggtttcattggttttcctgggtcatcatatattgtcttatttacttttccgctgcacttatatttgacataatattgatgtttgtttgttttaacaagtttattcataataaacctaattaacaacttggatttaaaacttattaattctagcaaccggggtctaaatttcccaaacATAATGACAACTTGCAACCCAACTGGCTATCCTTAACTGATTCAGTGAAGAATCTTATGAATACAAGTTCATTAAGAAGGCCCTTGAGGATGTGGATGAGGTTGATCGTATCGATGTATCAGTCAATGACGAAGCAGCAAACTAGACTAAAATACCAGATGCAGGGCCCAGTACGAGCTCAGCTGCTCCAGTGACACGTCATTGACCTGCCTCCACCCTTCCTCCGGCCATTGAGACCCTTGTTCCACCCGTGTCCACCCCTCAGGACACAACCGAGCCTCCCATGCCACCTATCCATCCCATTGACACCAGATCTCTCTTGTGGTTTACCCATGTTGAATTTGAGTCCTCCCCACACACCACCACCGTTGATCACAACTCACCCATGACCCCGTTCTATTGCTCCCCCCAGACAGTTATACCCACCCCTAGCCTTCAAACACCCCACGTTGAGCTCATGTCTACCAGCCCAAGTCATAAACAATCACCTCCTACCTCTTCTACCTTGATACATGTTCCGCAAGCCACGCATCCACATGACAGTGACACTGAGCAGGGGCAACGTGACCAAGCTGAGCAGCCACAGGATGCAAACACTCACGCTTCACCCAAACGAAAATCGACTCGTGCCATCCAACCAAGGAGATGCAGCACAGGTTCCTACCTAGTATTCCAAGTACTTTACTTTGattttaatttcatatatttttcaagttTCTTTGTGCatgaatttgtttgtttgtaaaagctttaaaatataacattataAGCAGGTAACAGAGCATATTCCACCCAAATAGTACACTAAAGGCAACCAGAAAAGAAGTAAACGCGAGGAGGGTGCAGCCTAATATGTTGAAATCCTATAAGGGCTGCTGCAGTCTTGAGATTCTTATTGTAAGTACGAactaatttcctttttctttaatgaaaaggcaaaaatgcacttttggtccctacattttgggtatattctcaatttggtccctaaattgattTAGTTCCTAGGTCAGtccttgattttttaaaatcgtttttaaaatagTCCCTGTCGTCAACCCATTGACAGAAAATGCTGAGGTGGCAAACGAAGGTCCTAGCTGTCAAAACcatctattaaaataataattaaaaagccAGCGTGTCCCACTTACACCCACTTGACCCCTCACGTGACACTGCCACCTCATCTCCCGCGAACTTAGCCCTCACCCTCACATGTTCCTGCCACGTCATTTTCCCACCCACTTAGCCCACACATGACCCTCTCGTGACTGAACTCATAAACTACCTTCAGTCTTCACTCTTCAGTCCTTCACCAAAAATCCCCAAATCTCACCTTCACCTAGAAACGAAACCCTAACAATCCCAAATCAACCTGTGTCGTCTTCCTCAACATCCAACTTGAAAACCGTAACATTCCCCTTAGAAAACCATTTCCCTGAAACTTGAAAACTCATTTACCTTCAGCCATTTCCCTAGAACCGTAACATTCCCCTGAGAAAAACTCTAAATCACTCACAGACAAAAACTAGGTAAATCACTCACAGACAAACATTCCCTGAGAAAATCACTCACAGACACACACGGAGAACCGTAACATTCCCTGGGTAAATCACTCACAGACAAACCATAACATTCCCTGAGAAAATCACTCAAAGACACACAGGAAGAACCCTAAATCACTCACTGACAAAAACTCTACCTCACCCACTCATCAAAACTACATTGAAGAGATGGAATCAAGCTCATCATCCTCGGCAAGCCTGAAGAGGAGAACATCATGCGTGTGTTATTGCCCTAGCCCTGGTAAATGAATTCTAGTGGTGTCCCGGATGGAGAACAATCCAGGAAGAAGGTTCTATGGGTGTCCTAATTACTGGGTAAGGTCTgagttatttcaaattttttttctttagttcgtttttttagtgggttgattgatttggtttgaaattttggtttgaatttcaGGTTGGACGTAAGTGCAAATATTTTCAATGGgttgatgatgagatttttccGCGTGGTAAAGTCCTTATCCCAGAATAGAGGCAGACCATTCTCAGACTTGAGGCTCAAGTTTCAACTTGcaaaaagagggagaaatgTTTGACAGTGTCTCTGATTTTGCCATTGCTGATGTGTGGGATCTGTCTTTGTGTGATTTTAGTTTTGGTGGTTTAGATGGATGGGTTAGATGGTGTGTGCATGGTTAAGGTATGTAGGGTTGAGGTAGATAAATGAAGTGCCTTGTATGAAGCATTTTGTGGAGCATTTTGTGAAGCATTTTGTGAAGCATTTTGTGGAAAACTATATTCCAATTACCTCTGTAATTTCAGTttgaatgaaataaaattatcatgGATTGAACATAAAGTGTATATGCTGTTTTAGATAAATTGTTCAATGTTATCTGgttttttaatgaatgaatgaaCTTAAGTTGGTCACTGTGTGTAACTCACTGAACTGAAGTTACCAATTCAGTCATTGTGTGCAAACTGCCCACTGGAAAATACTTGACACTTGTAGTTACTCAAAGAAAAAATGACCTCTCTGCACAGTGGGCACAACACACTAAACCCCCCCTCCCTTAAGCCAATCTATCTCTTGTAAGAAACATGTCCTTCATTGCAAGCCAACAAATGAAAGCATGCCTAGTAATTAATTATGGAAACCAAATCCATTTCTACCAATTCACCACAGAGAAGAGGAGACTTACAACTGATGTGTTCCCAAGCAAAAGCACATATAAAACAACCTGGTTTTGTATGAACCCAAGTCACCAATCCAATTCACAATTAACAACCATTGGCAGCATGATCTGCATACTTAAAATATGATGTGATCAAGCAGGCAAGTTGTCATACCCCAAGAGCATTGTTGAGGAACCTTTACTTTCCATTAGACAAAATACACTTTGGTTtacaaattcaaaaagtttcaATAGTCAATAGAGGAGTGATACAGACTACTCTTCAAACCTCAAACCAGAATCCTATGCTACCAACAATCTTACAAGAAAAACTCATGTACCAACAAGTTCAACAAATTACTTCTTACAATCCTTCcatttcaaaaggaaaaagtattgGTCAAAGTTTGAACCTGATGGTACAATACACCACTATAAGGTGCACTATATATATGACAGACATGAATCTATCCAAAATACACAAAAAGCTTAGCTGCCATACACCTTAGCTGCCATACACAAATCACAATACACAAAAAGCTTAGCACCTTAGCTGCCATACACAAATCACAATACACAATAAGCTTTGCTAccacaaatcacaatacacCTTAGCTGCCATAGTTCAACACACAATACACAATAAGCTTAGCTGCCACAATATTACAATATTCATTTGCAACTTCTTTTGCATAATTTAGCGATTGTTCaggcaacaaaaacaaaaaggtgatTGCATAATTCAGTCATAATTCATCAATAATTAGAACCAACAAAAATGACTTTTACTACCACTGACTACCACAAAAAAGTTCaaagaaacagaaaacaaagaaatggaATTTGCTCAGTCTCCATCAGCTTATCCCATTGACCCATGCACAGATGAGTGGCTCTCAGCAAACCTCAATGCTTCTTTGTACCTAGATGCATTTCTTGATGCATTCAAAATCTCACTTGTGACACTccccttctttctcttctttggATTTTCATATGTGTTCTTGTTTGGATTGGATGTTATACTATTGGAGGGTGCACTGCTTGTAGCTTGTTTAGTGGTTGTTGCACTGCTTCCAGCTTGTTTGGTAGGTGGCATCCTTGATGGATTTGGCTCATTGATGGCCACTCCTCCACTTGTCTATAAACAACACATACACTCAagttaacattaaaaaattgaaacaagtATTATAGGCAATGAAGAAGtattataacattaaaaaattccCAACCTCACCACCAGGTTGAAGTATTATAGGCAGTGAAGAAGTATAATAACATTAAACAAGTATTATaacattgaaaaattgaaacaacTATTATACCTGTTTTAGACTAGAACTCTTGTTGTTTGGACCACCACCACCAGTTATAGGCAGTGAAGAATTCCCTCCAACCTCACCTTTGCAACTTCTTTTATTGTGGCCTATCTTCCCACATGCCTTGCACCTCTTGGCAATACCCAACCCCTTGCTATGACCCCTTCTTGGTTCATTGGGTTCATttactctcttcttcttgggccTTCCAGGTagccttctctttgttggaggCTGCACAGGTGGGAGTCCAGTTGGGGTCCACATGTTCTGACCATTAATGGGATCAATGATGGGCTCATAGCATGCCTTGTATGTGCTGACTTTGTAGTAGTCATTGGTGTATTTCTCATCTGCCTCCCTGTTGAAGAATATGCATGAAATTGCATGGCAGTATGGAATACCAGTGATGTCCCATTTCCTACAAGTACATGTTCTCTTCTCTAGGTCCACAATCAAACTTTGTAGCCCATTCTTAACCTCAAATTTTGTGTGAGAAGACCAACAAGCCAACCATTTACTGCTACTCATCTTCTCCCTATACAATCTTTTACATACTCTAGGGCACAACTCAAACTCTACCTTCAAAATACTTAGTCTATTTTGTTGGGACCTATTCATCAAAAACAACCTAATTTCTTCAAGCTGCATACATAAACAACCCATGTATTAGTGcatgctaaaaaatatataactcaGACCTATATACATAAAGTATAGAAAATTTGCATACCATGCTAATAATGGGCTTCCCTCTAAATTTTATGATCATACTATTGAAGCTTTCACACATATTGTTGAGAACAGTATCACTTAGCTCATCACCCTTGAACATGTGTCTAGCCCATATTGTTGTGGTGTGTCCTTTCAGCCAAAAGAATGCACCCTCATCAATATCTTTCATCTCATTCATTGCCCTCTCGAATTCCTGTACATAAGTCACTTTTGTTGCTCTCCAAAACAATTCTCTAATTAGGAGACTAGGATGTTGCTTCCTCAAATTGTTGTACAAATGTCTACAACAGATCCT
It encodes:
- the LOC142625068 gene encoding uncharacterized protein LOC142625068, yielding MDTNEEYFPLAVAVVEAETKDSWTWFINLLLADIGDNKRWTFISDQQKGLVQSFVDNWPHYEHRICCRHLYNNLRKQHPSLLIRELFWRATKVTYVQEFERAMNEMKDIDEGAFFWLKGHTTTIWARHMFKGDELSDTVLNNMCESFNSMIIKFRGKPIISMLEEIRLFLMNRSQQNRLSILKVEFELCPRVCKRLYREKMSSSKWLACWSSHTKFEVKNGLQSLIVDLEKRTCTCRKWDITGIPYCHAISCIFFNREADEKYTNDYYKVSTYKACYEPIIDPINGQNMWTPTGLPPVQPPTKRRLPGRPKKKRVNEPNEPRRGHSKGLGIAKRCKACGKIGHNKRSCKGEVGGNSSLPITGGGGPNNKSSSLKQTSGGVAINEPNPSRMPPTKQAGSSATTTKQATSSAPSNSITSNPNKNTYENPKKRKKGSVTSEILNASRNASRYKEALRFAESHSSVHGSMG